AATAATCCGTGAGTCAACATTGCAAAACACATATCACAAACCAAATCAGaccaattgtaaaaaaaaacatgaagacTGTCTTAAATGATGGCGTAGCATGAAATGAATAAGCTTTACTATCCAGTCAAAGCAAGAAAAGAGTGTTGTTACCTTCTGGGTCTGGAGTAGGAACGTTATCTCGTTGGACAGGTGAGAGTTCGAAGTCATCAGGGAGCATAGTGATGGCTTGATGTCTATCTCCAGTGGCATGTCCAAGGGCAATCAATTTCCCCTCAATGAAGAAATCAGGATTGCATCTTTTGAGGGCAGATTCAATGCTGGTCTTAAGGGAACGAAGATCGTAGCCCTCAGGGATCCAAGCATACTGAAAGTCCCAGATGACAGTAACACTCGCAGGGGAACTCATAACTatcctgtaaaaaaaaaagtctacaaCAATCAGACCAAAGAGAATGAGTTCAATTTCTCCTTAACAAAAAGAATCAAGACAAGGCCCATTAATGTTTTAGCTAAACAATCTCACTAACGAACCCTAAAAACAACAAACGTATCTCTCGAATCCCAACAAACAGCCCAATGTCAGATCTGAACAGTTGATGAATAATCCATACACAAAGCAGCATTAGAATCAACAGGAAACAAAGGATTCGTCACTAAGCAAAGTAGAATTGAACTGAATCAGTTCGCAGTTGAGAGAGAAGCGCAGCACAAAGCAGAAACGAGAGAAAGAGAATCAAACGGAACGAAGAAGAAATGAGAGGTTCAAAGACTTACTGTGGCTGGCTGACCCAGAAGAGACCCTCGCCTCGACGACGA
The window above is part of the Brassica napus cultivar Da-Ae chromosome C8, Da-Ae, whole genome shotgun sequence genome. Proteins encoded here:
- the LOC106411810 gene encoding uncharacterized protein LOC106411810 — its product is MLLCVWIIHQLFRSDIGLFVGIREIRLLFLGIVMSSPASVTVIWDFQYAWIPEGYDLRSLKTSIESALKRCNPDFFIEGKLIALGHATGDRHQAITMLPDDFELSPVQRDNVPTPDPEDQTAS